Genomic window (Rhizobium brockwellii):
AATTGCCTGCATGGGATTCCTCACGGTGCGCGGATCTTCGAGGTGCTTGCAACTGGGCTGACGGGAGGCGACATTCCAGGTTCTCACGGTGAACGACGACTGCGGCTGGTCGGGCCTAGCCGATGACTTTAGAGGACGGTCCAGGCTTTATTTGCCGAAAGCGCAGCGGATTTGGTCGATTGTTGTGTTTGCGCCGGCCTCACCAGTGAATTGTATCGAACGATCTGTTCTAGTCTGGGCAGAGAAGTTTTCGAGCACAGGCTTGGCCAGAAAAATGCGGTAGGGGGTGGGAGTGAGTGAACTGACATCCGAATCCAGGTTCGTCGATAGTTTCGAGACGCACATTGCCGGGATCGACAGCGTTGCCCTCGACAAGTTGCATGCGCTGTCGATGACCGTCGCCTGGCCGCATCGTGGCGAAGACTGGCAGTTCTTGCGGGAATTCGGCCAGGGCATCGTGGCGATCGATGAAATCGGCCGTATCCTGGGCTCTGCTATGTGGTTTCCCTACGATGCCCAATTCGCCACGATCGGTATGGTCATCACCTCGCCGCGTCTTCAAACCAATGGCGCCGGGCAATGGCTCATGGGCCACGCGCTGGAGCAGGTCGCCGGGCGTAACCTCGGGCTGAATGCGACGCGCGCAGCGCGACGTCTCTATCGTTCCCTGAACTTTGTTCGCGAGGCGCTCGTCTTCCAATGCCAGGGCGAAGCGATATCGCCGCCGGATGTGGAGCTGCCGTCCGGTGCTGTATTACGGGCAGTGGAGGCTGGCGATCTGGAAGCGATCGCCGAATTGGACTGCGTGGCCTTCGGCACCGATCGCAAGCTGCTCCTGGCCCGGCTGATGGCAAATTCCAAAGGCATCCTGTTGACGCGCGCCGGCAGGATCGAGGCTTTCTCGCTTTGCCGGCGGTTCGGGCGTGGCCATGTCATCGGTCCTATTGTGGCGTGCAGCGACGGGGACGCGATCGCCGTCGTCCGCCCGCATGCCGCCGAGCATGCAGGATCGTTCCTCCGCCTCGATACACGCGAGCAGGGCGGGGTCTTTTCCGATTTCCTCTCCCGCTGCGGTCTTCCCGTTTACGACATCGTGACGACCATGTCGCTCGGCGGCCCATGGCTCCCGGTTCCGGGAAATCAGCCGACGCACGACCCGAGAACCTATGCGCTCGTCAGCCAGGCACTCGGTTGACGCAAGCCTACCTGGCGATCGTTGTCGGATTCTAGAGCGGTTCAGCTTTTAACGGAAGCGCAGAACCGCTCTATCCTTTTGTTTTTACGCAGTTCCGGACGGAAAACCGCTTCGCACTTTTCCTGGAATTGCTCTAAGCGCCGGGACAGACCGGCATGTCGATCAGAGCCTGCCGGCGTTCAAATTCGGGCCGGAACGAACGATATTGCCAGAGACCTTCCGGGCTTTCCCGCCGGTATACGGTCTCGAGCCAGAACACTGAGTCATCGATCGGCAAGACAGGATGCCACGCATACCATTCCGACCAGATTTTTCCCGCTGGGTCGCTGTCCATGATCGCCACTCGCCTCCTCATCGTCAGCGCAACTCGAACATCCGCGCGGCACTAGAGCCGCTGTCGTCACGAAACCGGATTTCGGCATCGGTCACGATCAGGTCCCGGGATCGATGGTCTCGATTTCCTGGAGTCGAGAGACACCGATCGCGAGGGGTCCGATTTCTGCTTGCTGTGATCCCAGTGTGCCTTCGGTAAATGTTCTATAATACAGAATAACGGTGAAAGAATATTCTTCAATAGAGATCATTTTCTCGTATTGCGCGAAGTCTTCCTTGTCCCCCGTCGGGAGATGTTTCAGGTTGTAAAATGTGGCTCTGTTGACGAATGATTTTCGTCGGTGGATACAATCGCATCGATTGGGTACCGGCGATAAGCTGCGGTGTTCAATCGCCACTGATCTGTTTACGTGATGGTTGGATGCTTAGCCGATCGAACGCAGCCCGAGGTAGGCTGCCAGACTGACGGCGGAGAGAGCGATCATCAGCCTGGGTCTCGCATCGTCGAACATGGCTGCCAGCGCAAGGCCGAGCATCAGGATGACGGATTTTGCCCAGAGATTCTGATCGGAGACTGTGAAAGCGATTGCCGCCAGAAAGACGGTGCTTGCGACGATTGTCACAGGAGCAGATTTCTCGGCGAGATCGCCGCCTGGGAAATACGGCATTAGAAAACGGCGCATGCTCAAGCCTGAAGCGACGCTCAGAAGAAGACAGGTAAAGACAAGTTGCAACATTGAGGTCGTCGCCGATCGATCTGCAGATAGCCTTGCGGATGCAAACCTCATGCCAGCCTCAAACCCTCAAAACGTCATCCGACAGAGGCAATGTCGCGGCTTGCATGGCTATTTCCTCGGCGTCGCGACCCTTTTTTCGGCAATCGCTCGTCTGCTTGGGCTCATGTTTTTCGGCCGATGCCGAAACCGGCTTGAGCTGGGG
Coding sequences:
- a CDS encoding GNAT family N-acetyltransferase; its protein translation is MSELTSESRFVDSFETHIAGIDSVALDKLHALSMTVAWPHRGEDWQFLREFGQGIVAIDEIGRILGSAMWFPYDAQFATIGMVITSPRLQTNGAGQWLMGHALEQVAGRNLGLNATRAARRLYRSLNFVREALVFQCQGEAISPPDVELPSGAVLRAVEAGDLEAIAELDCVAFGTDRKLLLARLMANSKGILLTRAGRIEAFSLCRRFGRGHVIGPIVACSDGDAIAVVRPHAAEHAGSFLRLDTREQGGVFSDFLSRCGLPVYDIVTTMSLGGPWLPVPGNQPTHDPRTYALVSQALG